Within the Salvia splendens isolate huo1 unplaced genomic scaffold, SspV2 ctg141, whole genome shotgun sequence genome, the region GATTTCTAATATTCTACGAATAGGATTGCGAGTCTAGCTTcttacataaaaaataaagcaCAACTTCTAAAAAGAGAAGCTCACAAACTCTGCTAGACGATTTGGTTGAGCAATTGAATGTCTAGTTTTCATCTTATGTATGAGcaccaattatgtattttcaattttgtatttcaattattgtaatttatgttttttatttgtttgtctTTATAATTAttagtttgtcatttattgtgttttttaataaatttattatgcaataataaatattcatgtaataatattattattaaaaaaataatataaaaataaatatataatggtGTGGTTGGGTGGTTATTGATAAATCATGAAAATAGTTAAGGTTGAGTTGGATGAATATTGATGATGTGGAAGATGATGTGGAGGAgatagaaatgaattaaatattgaagAAGTGGATGGTTTGGTTGGGTTGGATGATTGCTGATAAATATGGTCTTAACGCTTGTTCTGATGGTTGAGTTTATTTATCTTGTGaaaaacatatactccatctgtcccacaagaatatgcagtTTTTTTTAGTTCATCCTACAAGAATATGtcatttctaattttgaaaagtctgttctctctaatgaggtgagagtGAGACTCAATACTcaataacaatactttaattactttttccctctgcctctcttttaatttatcaatttacaataaaaactcgtttcaaattcaaagtgcatattcttaaaAAAAACGGAGGAATTATATAGTAAAACATACTACTAATGTTGGGGTTCCAATGGAAACCCCAGCCCCTCTGCCAATGTTTCGATTCATTCTTGATTGAGCACAACAAAATCTTAAGCTCGACATTTTTTTAAGATTTGGCATGCTTTGTCAACACGCAATTTAGTTCACAAAGTCGAAATTATTGTTTCGATTCTGGACATAAGTCATAATCTCGCTCCATGGTAAAAAAGGGAAATAAGAAGCAGAGAATTCCAAAAACGCATGACACGTATGCATAGACTAGCTGAGGTGGCGGCACCTGATCAAATGGAAAGCAAATCCACAAAAGagaatcaataataaaaaataaaaaaataaagaaaaggagAAGTCTACTCCCAAAACCTCTCTCGCTCCAAACCGATTCTCCGTATCCCGATCGCTACGAATTATTTCACCTCTTTCAATCGTGGCGGCATCTTTTCTGATCGGTTTCAATATCAAAAGTACTGTTTTGTAAATTTTGGAGGTTTTTTGGCTTTCAATTTTGAGTGATTTGTCTTTTAGGGTGGGAAAAAATAGGTCGAAGATGGGGAAACAACGACCAACGACTAGGAGTAAAAATAAGAGGAGTAGAGTAGACGACAATGCGGCCACCACCTCCGAAATCTTCAGGTTTCGTTTTGTATTTGTTTCGTAATTGTTATTGTGGTCTTTGAGGTTAACTTTCTCGTGCAATTAGCAATTTTGCTGTTACTATTAGTTGCAATGCAGGGTTTGTTTGAATGCTTACGCCTATTTGAAGGAATGTTATGATGGAAAAATTATCTAGCATCGATTTTGTTTCGTGTGATGTGGAAGATGGTCTTGTTTAGGTTTTAATTTAGCTTTTCTTGCTTCCTGTAGTTCTTCTGGATAGCTACTGTATTTGAATCTTTCGTACATAATGAATATAATTGAGAAATAATTTACTATATACTAATGCTATAAATGTACTGATGCTTAAATATTGTTAGTAACAAGTCTTCTGTTCTTGATCTTTTGATGTGGAATATATAGGAAGATACTTGCAAATGTGGAAGTCACAGAAGATGACATTAACCAGCTATACATGATATGGAAGCCAGTGTGTCATGGATGCCGAGTTAACTCCAAGGACAACCCTAATTGCTTCTGTGGCCTGATCCCACCGCCTAATGGAAGTCGAAAATCTGGATTGTGGCAGAAAACATCAGAAATTATCTATTCCCTTGGCCCCAACCCATCCATTGACCTTCGTGCATCCCCTGGAACGCCAGCAGGACTCACAAATCTTGGTGCTACGTGCTATGCCAACAGCATCCTGCAATGCCTGTACATGAATAAATCATTTAGACAAGGTGTTTTATCTCTTGATCCTGAAGTTTTAGAAGGGGAGCCTGTCCTCAATAACCTTGCAAGGCTTTTTGCCCAGCTACATTCAAGTAAGATGGCCTTCGTGGATTCAGCACCATTTATCGAACACTGGAACTAGATAACGGTGTTCAGCAAGATAGCCATGAGTTTTTGACGTTGCTGTTTTCTTTACTTGAGCGCTGTTTGAGCCGATCCAAAACCCCAAGGCCATAACCATtgtacataaccttttc harbors:
- the LOC121789105 gene encoding ubiquitin carboxyl-terminal hydrolase 26-like — protein: MGKQRPTTRSKNKRSRVDDNAATTSEIFRKILANVEVTEDDINQLYMIWKPVCHGCRVNSKDNPNCFCGLIPPPNGSRKSGLWQKTSEIIYSLGPNPSIDLRASPGTPAGLTNLGATCYANSILQCLYMNKSFRQGVLSLDPEVLEGEPVLNNLARLFAQLHSSKMAFVDSAPFIEHWN